The following coding sequences are from one Aeromicrobium duanguangcaii window:
- a CDS encoding winged helix DNA-binding domain-containing protein yields MVRFDTAERRRRLGVRHALAAPVRTPEDVTRAVAALHSTDPASMMLSVLARMQEPSIAEVERALYDDRTLVRLLVMRRTVFAVPSEDAAAYLAATRRSVAESEYRKLVALLAASGTSDPDAWLARAHDAALAAFDRLGVFTSADLAASDPLLAERVEISAGTKYATRQSIASRLLTVMSAQGHVVRARPAGTWASTQFRWASMRQWLPELTELTDADQARALVARRWLARFGPARPEDLQWWTGWTKGHTTAALGRLETAEVELEGGTGLVLADDLEPTPEPDPWVALLPALDPTTMGWKHRDWYLGPHAEQVFDINGNAGPTVWKDGEIVGGWAILDDGSVAVRLLADVGAEASAAIEARAQDLQDRLAGTVIRARARGWTPVERELRG; encoded by the coding sequence ATGGTGCGATTCGACACGGCAGAGCGGCGACGACGCCTCGGAGTGCGGCACGCGCTCGCCGCGCCCGTGCGCACCCCGGAGGACGTGACGCGCGCCGTCGCGGCGCTGCACAGCACCGATCCCGCCTCGATGATGCTCTCGGTCCTGGCGCGGATGCAGGAGCCGTCGATCGCCGAGGTCGAGCGGGCCCTCTACGACGACCGCACCCTCGTCCGCCTGCTCGTCATGCGGCGCACGGTGTTCGCCGTGCCGTCGGAGGATGCCGCGGCCTACCTCGCGGCCACGCGCCGGTCCGTCGCCGAGTCCGAGTACCGCAAGCTCGTCGCTCTGCTGGCCGCGTCCGGCACGTCGGACCCGGACGCGTGGCTCGCGCGGGCGCACGACGCGGCCCTGGCGGCCTTCGACCGGCTCGGCGTGTTCACCAGCGCCGACCTGGCCGCCAGTGATCCGCTGCTGGCGGAGCGGGTCGAGATCTCCGCGGGGACGAAGTACGCGACGCGGCAGTCGATCGCCAGCCGCCTGCTGACGGTGATGTCGGCGCAGGGCCACGTGGTGCGGGCGCGGCCCGCCGGGACGTGGGCCTCGACGCAGTTCCGCTGGGCGTCGATGCGGCAGTGGCTGCCCGAGCTGACCGAGCTGACCGACGCCGACCAGGCCCGGGCCCTCGTCGCCCGGCGCTGGCTGGCGCGCTTCGGCCCGGCCCGGCCCGAGGACCTGCAGTGGTGGACGGGCTGGACGAAGGGCCACACCACCGCGGCCCTGGGCAGACTCGAGACGGCCGAGGTCGAGCTGGAGGGCGGCACCGGTCTCGTGCTGGCCGACGACCTCGAACCCACGCCCGAGCCGGACCCGTGGGTCGCGCTGCTGCCGGCGCTCGACCCCACGACGATGGGCTGGAAGCACCGCGACTGGTACCTGGGACCGCACGCCGAGCAGGTCTTCGACATCAACGGCAACGCGGGACCCACCGTCTGGAAGGACGGCGAGATCGTCGGCGGATGGGCCATCCTCGACGACGGATCGGTCGCGGTCCGGCTGTTGGCCGATGTCGGGGCCGAGGCGAGCGCCGCGATCGAGGCGCGCGCCCAGGACCTCCAGGACCGGCTGGCCGGCACCGTCATCCGAGCGCGGGCGCGGGGCTGGACCCCGGTCGAGCGCGAGTTACGCGGCTGA
- a CDS encoding isochorismate synthase, translating into MSTLATDGRPEPLVARSREIADPGDLLGLLPPSPDALAWVHGGDGIVGWGRAATFTPEGRGRFDAADDWWADVVESSVVRDEIELPGSGLIAFGSFTFADRPGSTLTVPEIVVGRRDGRCWVTTIGHCLGPVPELSESAPASPVGTAFADDPGRRESWTATVEKAVQRIQGGGLDKVVLARSVEATFDEPLDVRSPLARLARTYPSCWTFHVDGFFGSTPEMLVRLQGGLVTSRVLAGTIRRTGDDARDLGLAASLARSSKDLEEHEYAVRSVADALAPHCTGMNVPESPFVLHLPNVMHLATDVTGVLRDDAGVLALVASLHPSAAVGGTPTADAVRVISEIEGLDRGRYAGPVGWIGASGDGEWGIGLRSAQVAADGRSARLFAGCGIVADSAPADELAEADAKLIPVRDALA; encoded by the coding sequence GTGAGCACGCTGGCGACTGATGGACGGCCTGAGCCGCTCGTCGCCAGGTCACGCGAGATCGCCGACCCGGGCGACCTGCTCGGCCTGCTGCCCCCCTCCCCCGATGCCCTGGCCTGGGTCCACGGCGGCGACGGCATCGTCGGCTGGGGTCGCGCCGCGACCTTCACGCCCGAGGGCCGGGGCCGCTTCGACGCGGCCGACGACTGGTGGGCCGACGTCGTCGAGTCCTCCGTGGTCCGCGACGAGATCGAGCTGCCCGGCAGCGGTCTGATCGCCTTCGGCAGCTTCACCTTCGCCGACCGGCCCGGCTCGACGCTGACCGTCCCCGAGATCGTCGTGGGCCGCCGCGACGGCCGGTGCTGGGTCACCACGATCGGCCACTGCCTGGGTCCGGTTCCCGAGCTCTCCGAGAGCGCACCGGCCTCTCCGGTCGGCACGGCCTTCGCCGACGACCCCGGGCGCCGAGAGTCCTGGACCGCGACGGTCGAGAAGGCCGTCCAGCGCATCCAGGGCGGCGGTCTCGACAAGGTCGTGCTGGCGCGATCGGTCGAGGCGACCTTCGACGAGCCCTTGGACGTGCGCTCGCCACTGGCCCGGCTGGCCCGGACCTACCCCAGCTGCTGGACGTTCCACGTCGACGGCTTCTTCGGCTCGACGCCCGAGATGCTCGTGCGCCTGCAGGGCGGCCTGGTCACCTCGCGCGTCCTCGCGGGCACGATCCGGCGGACCGGCGACGACGCCCGCGACCTGGGCCTGGCCGCCTCGCTCGCGCGGTCGAGCAAGGACCTCGAGGAGCACGAGTACGCCGTGCGCTCGGTCGCCGACGCCCTCGCTCCGCACTGCACGGGCATGAACGTCCCCGAGTCGCCCTTCGTCCTGCACCTGCCGAACGTGATGCACCTGGCCACCGACGTCACCGGCGTCTTGCGCGACGACGCGGGCGTCCTGGCCCTCGTGGCCTCGCTACACCCCTCGGCCGCCGTGGGCGGCACGCCGACGGCCGACGCCGTGCGCGTGATCTCCGAGATCGAGGGCCTGGACCGCGGCCGGTACGCCGGGCCGGTCGGCTGGATCGGCGCCTCCGGCGACGGCGAGTGGGGCATCGGCCTGCGCTCGGCGCAGGTGGCGGCCGACGGTCGCAGCGCCCGGCTGTTCGCCGGCTGCGGCATCGTCGCCGACTCCGCGCCCGCCGACGAGCTGGCCGAGGCCGACGCCAAGCTGATCCCCGTCCGCGACGCCCTGGCCTGA
- a CDS encoding demethylmenaquinone methyltransferase, with protein sequence MRAGLDKDPRDVARMFDTVAARYDLTNDVLSLGQDRRWRTKVVETVAPRRGERILDLAAGTGTSSAPFAEAGAHVVPCDFSIGMLEVGKQQYPGLNFTAGDGMQLPFADGVFDAVTISFGLRNIHDPLQGLRELLRVTRPGGRIVVCEFSTPTWKPFETIYSNYLMRALPAIARTVSSNPESYVYLAESIRSWPDQRGLAIRMTEAGWGPVTWQNLTGGIVAVHRAERPI encoded by the coding sequence ATGAGAGCCGGGCTGGACAAGGATCCCCGTGACGTCGCGCGCATGTTCGACACCGTCGCGGCACGCTACGACCTGACGAACGACGTCCTCTCCCTGGGACAGGACCGCCGCTGGCGCACGAAGGTCGTCGAGACCGTCGCTCCGCGCCGGGGCGAGCGGATCCTCGACCTGGCGGCCGGCACCGGCACGTCCAGCGCGCCGTTCGCCGAGGCGGGCGCCCACGTCGTGCCGTGCGACTTCTCGATCGGCATGCTCGAGGTCGGCAAGCAGCAGTACCCCGGCCTGAACTTCACGGCCGGCGACGGGATGCAACTGCCCTTCGCCGACGGCGTGTTCGACGCCGTCACGATCTCCTTCGGCCTGCGCAACATCCACGACCCGCTGCAGGGCCTGCGCGAGCTGCTGCGCGTGACGCGCCCCGGCGGCCGGATCGTGGTGTGCGAGTTCTCCACACCCACGTGGAAGCCGTTCGAGACGATCTACTCCAACTACCTGATGCGGGCGCTGCCGGCGATCGCGCGGACGGTCTCGTCCAACCCCGAGTCCTACGTCTACCTCGCCGAGTCGATCCGCTCGTGGCCCGATCAGCGCGGCCTGGCGATCCGGATGACCGAGGCCGGCTGGGGGCCCGTCACGTGGCAGAACCTCACGGGCGGAATCGTCGCGGTGCATCGCGCCGAGCGCCCGATCTGA
- a CDS encoding NADH-quinone oxidoreductase subunit A: MNAYIPILVLGGLALAFALFSVGIAPFTGPSRYNRAKLDRYESGIEPSPLPDGGGKVSIKYFFTAMMFIVFDIEVVFLLPFAVAFDELSWFAFFAVMLFLLNITIAYVYEWRRGGMDWT, translated from the coding sequence GTGAACGCATACATCCCGATCTTGGTGCTGGGCGGCCTCGCCCTGGCGTTCGCGCTGTTCAGCGTCGGAATCGCGCCATTCACCGGGCCATCTCGGTACAACCGCGCGAAGCTCGACCGTTACGAGTCGGGCATCGAGCCGAGCCCGCTGCCCGACGGCGGCGGCAAGGTCTCGATCAAGTACTTCTTCACGGCGATGATGTTCATCGTCTTCGACATCGAGGTCGTGTTCCTGCTGCCGTTCGCCGTCGCGTTCGACGAGCTCAGCTGGTTCGCGTTCTTCGCCGTCATGCTGTTCCTGCTCAACATCACGATCGCGTACGTCTATGAGTGGCGTCGCGGCGGAATGGACTGGACCTGA
- a CDS encoding NuoB/complex I 20 kDa subunit family protein — protein sequence MGLEEKLPSGVLLSTVEGLAGYFRKASFWPATFGLACCAIEMMTFGAPRYDSGRFGMEVFRPSPRQADLMIVAGRVSQKMAPVLRQIYDQMPGPKWVLAMGVCASSGGMFNNYAIVQGVDHVVPVDMYLPGCPPRPEMLIDAIFKLRDSIQHTQLGADRNAEIREQEAAALAALPTSAQTGLLR from the coding sequence ATGGGCCTCGAGGAAAAACTCCCCAGTGGCGTCCTGCTCTCCACCGTCGAGGGTTTGGCCGGCTACTTTCGCAAGGCGTCGTTCTGGCCGGCCACCTTCGGCCTGGCCTGCTGCGCCATCGAGATGATGACGTTCGGCGCCCCGCGCTACGACTCCGGTCGCTTCGGCATGGAGGTCTTCCGGCCCTCCCCGCGCCAGGCCGACCTGATGATCGTCGCCGGGCGCGTGAGCCAGAAGATGGCTCCCGTCCTGCGCCAGATCTACGACCAGATGCCCGGCCCGAAGTGGGTCCTGGCCATGGGCGTGTGCGCCAGCTCCGGCGGCATGTTCAACAACTACGCGATCGTCCAGGGCGTCGATCACGTCGTTCCGGTCGACATGTACCTGCCCGGCTGCCCGCCGCGGCCCGAGATGCTGATCGACGCGATCTTCAAGCTGCGCGACTCGATCCAGCACACCCAGCTGGGCGCGGACCGCAACGCCGAGATCCGTGAGCAGGAGGCCGCCGCACTGGCCGCCCTGCCCACCTCCGCACAGACGGGACTGCTGCGATGA
- a CDS encoding NADH-quinone oxidoreductase subunit C, which produces MSDETQDGSFETSAELKKTDAVELEVVEVRQGAFGVHGTGDTTGFGGLRRPVIMPGASTPPYGGWFDEVAERLAGGEGLADAIEKVVVDRGEITFFIRRELLAQAARHLRDDAGLRFELLSGVSGVHYPGDTGRELHAVYHLLSMTHNRRVRLEVTCPEEDPRVPSVVGTYPTADWHERETWDMFGIVFDDHPHLTRILMPDDWPGHPQRKDYPLGGIDVEFKGGFIPAPDSRRSYS; this is translated from the coding sequence ATGAGCGACGAGACCCAGGACGGCTCCTTCGAGACCAGCGCGGAGCTGAAGAAGACCGACGCCGTCGAGCTCGAGGTCGTCGAGGTTCGTCAGGGCGCCTTCGGCGTCCACGGCACCGGCGACACCACCGGCTTCGGCGGACTGCGGCGCCCGGTGATCATGCCCGGCGCGTCGACCCCGCCCTACGGCGGCTGGTTCGACGAGGTGGCCGAGCGGCTCGCCGGCGGCGAGGGCCTGGCCGACGCGATCGAGAAGGTCGTCGTCGACCGTGGCGAGATCACGTTCTTCATCCGTCGCGAGCTGCTGGCGCAGGCCGCCCGGCACCTGCGTGACGACGCGGGGCTGCGCTTCGAGCTGCTCAGCGGCGTCAGCGGCGTGCACTATCCCGGCGACACGGGGCGCGAGCTGCACGCGGTCTACCACCTGCTCTCGATGACCCACAACCGCCGCGTCCGCCTCGAGGTCACGTGCCCCGAAGAAGATCCGCGGGTCCCCAGCGTCGTGGGGACCTACCCGACCGCCGACTGGCACGAGCGCGAGACGTGGGACATGTTCGGGATCGTCTTCGACGACCACCCGCACCTGACCCGCATCCTCATGCCCGACGACTGGCCGGGTCACCCGCAGCGCAAGGACTACCCGCTCGGCGGCATCGACGTCGAGTTCAAGGGCGGCTTCATTCCCGCGCCCGACAGCCGAAGGAGCTACTCCTGA
- a CDS encoding NADH-quinone oxidoreductase subunit D, with amino-acid sequence MVTTDPYADTSESSSGQVFNVTGGDWDTINADGLEGDRLVINMGPQHPSTHGVLRLILEIDGEQVQDARAGIGYLHTGIEKNMEFRTWTQGVTFCTRMDYVAPFSNEAAYVGAVERLLGIEDQITERAQIIRVLLLELNRISSHLIAIATGGMEIGALTVMTCGFRDREEILKAFEAITGLRMNHAFFRPGGVAQDLPENTTTQLRDLVALLKKRLPEYAALCNANPIFKGRLKNVGHLDLSAVLALGITGPILRSTGMDWDLRRTQPYWGYDTYDFDVITRDEPDAYGRFMIRQLEMWESLKIVEQCIERLDATEGQPVMIADRKIAWPAQLSVGADGQGNSPEHIAHIMGESMEALIHHFKLVTEGFRVPAGQAYFAVESPKGEIACHAVSDGGTRPFRAHFRDPSFVNLQGVSAMSEGGMLSDVIVAVASIDPVMGGVDR; translated from the coding sequence ATGGTGACCACCGATCCGTACGCCGACACCTCCGAGTCCTCCTCCGGGCAGGTCTTCAACGTCACCGGCGGCGACTGGGACACGATCAACGCCGACGGGCTCGAGGGCGACCGGCTCGTGATCAACATGGGTCCGCAGCACCCCTCGACGCACGGCGTGCTGCGCCTCATCCTCGAGATCGACGGTGAGCAGGTCCAGGACGCCCGCGCGGGCATCGGCTACCTGCACACCGGCATCGAGAAGAACATGGAGTTCCGCACCTGGACCCAGGGCGTGACCTTCTGCACCCGCATGGACTACGTCGCCCCGTTCTCGAACGAGGCCGCGTACGTCGGAGCGGTCGAGCGCCTGCTCGGCATCGAGGACCAGATCACCGAGCGCGCGCAGATCATCCGCGTGCTGCTGCTCGAGCTCAACCGCATCTCCAGCCACCTCATCGCGATCGCGACCGGCGGCATGGAGATCGGCGCCCTCACGGTCATGACGTGCGGCTTCCGCGACCGCGAGGAGATCCTCAAGGCGTTCGAGGCGATCACCGGCCTGCGCATGAACCACGCGTTCTTCCGTCCCGGCGGAGTCGCGCAGGACCTGCCCGAGAACACGACCACCCAGCTGCGCGACCTGGTGGCGCTGCTGAAGAAGCGCCTGCCCGAGTACGCGGCGCTGTGCAACGCCAACCCGATCTTCAAGGGCCGGCTCAAGAACGTCGGCCACCTCGACCTGTCCGCCGTCCTGGCGCTGGGCATCACGGGCCCGATCCTGCGCTCCACGGGCATGGACTGGGACCTGCGTCGCACGCAGCCGTACTGGGGCTACGACACCTACGACTTCGACGTCATCACGCGCGACGAGCCCGATGCCTACGGCCGGTTCATGATCCGCCAGCTGGAGATGTGGGAGTCGCTCAAGATCGTCGAGCAGTGCATCGAGCGACTCGACGCCACCGAGGGCCAGCCCGTCATGATCGCCGATCGCAAGATCGCATGGCCGGCCCAGCTGTCCGTGGGCGCCGACGGCCAGGGCAACTCGCCCGAGCACATCGCCCACATCATGGGCGAGTCGATGGAGGCGCTGATCCACCACTTCAAGCTGGTCACCGAGGGCTTCCGGGTCCCGGCCGGCCAGGCGTACTTCGCGGTGGAGTCGCCCAAGGGCGAGATCGCGTGCCACGCGGTGTCCGACGGCGGTACTCGCCCGTTCCGGGCGCACTTCCGCGATCCCTCGTTCGTGAACCTGCAGGGCGTCTCCGCGATGAGCGAGGGCGGCATGCTCTCGGACGTCATCGTCGCGGTGGCGTCCATCGACCCCGTCATGGGAGGGGTGGATCGCTGA
- the nuoE gene encoding NADH-quinone oxidoreductase subunit NuoE, with product MTDQISEGLSDRTIADLHELAGRYPQARSALLPMLHLVQSEQGRVTAEGIAVCGEILGLTEAEVSAVATFYTMYKRRPMGKHHVGVCTNTLCAVMGGDEIFERLCGHLDVGNDETSEDGQITLEKVECNAACDFAPVMMVNWEFFDNQTPESAVEVVDRLRAGEPVQSTRGATITSWREAERVIGGFEDGLVDEGPAAGPASLAGLEIAAERGWSAPPLDASGGEATRESTAQAVDEADTRRAESENVVEQSAADVRGGEDPDESEANHD from the coding sequence ATGACAGACCAGATTTCCGAGGGGCTGTCGGACCGGACGATCGCCGACCTGCACGAGCTGGCGGGCCGATACCCGCAGGCGCGCAGTGCGCTGCTGCCGATGCTGCACCTGGTGCAGTCCGAGCAGGGCCGCGTCACGGCCGAGGGCATCGCCGTGTGCGGCGAGATCCTGGGTCTGACCGAGGCCGAGGTCAGCGCCGTGGCGACCTTCTACACGATGTACAAGCGCCGCCCGATGGGCAAGCACCACGTCGGCGTCTGCACCAACACCCTGTGCGCCGTCATGGGCGGCGACGAGATCTTCGAGCGGCTCTGCGGCCACCTGGACGTCGGCAACGACGAGACCAGCGAGGACGGCCAGATCACCCTCGAGAAGGTCGAGTGCAACGCGGCCTGCGACTTCGCGCCCGTGATGATGGTCAACTGGGAGTTCTTCGACAACCAGACCCCCGAGTCGGCCGTCGAGGTCGTCGACCGGCTCCGCGCCGGTGAGCCCGTCCAGTCCACCCGGGGCGCCACGATCACCTCGTGGCGCGAGGCCGAGCGTGTCATCGGCGGCTTCGAGGACGGCCTCGTCGACGAGGGACCGGCCGCCGGTCCTGCGTCGCTGGCCGGACTCGAGATCGCCGCCGAGCGCGGCTGGTCGGCTCCGCCGCTGGACGCCTCGGGCGGCGAGGCGACGCGCGAGTCCACGGCTCAGGCCGTGGACGAGGCCGACACACGGCGTGCCGAGAGCGAGAACGTGGTCGAGCAGTCGGCGGCCGACGTCCGTGGCGGCGAGGACCCGGACGAGAGCGAGGCCAACCATGACTGA
- the nuoF gene encoding NADH-quinone oxidoreductase subunit NuoF, whose amino-acid sequence MTDVLTPVLTANWADDRAWTLDAYTARGGYRGLEKALTMEPDAIIEQVKDAGLRGRGGAGFPTGMKWGFIPQDNPNPKYLVVNADESEPGTCKDIPLMMANPHVLVEGVIIASRAIRANTAFIYVRGEVLHVIRRLRAAVREAYAAGHLGRDIHGTGYDLDLIVHAGAGAYICGEETALLDSLEGRRGQPRLRPPFPAVAGLYASPTVVNNVESVASVPGIIAGGADWFASMGTEKSKGHGIFSLSGHVARPGQYEAPLGITLRELLELGGGMRPGSELKFWTPGGSSTPILTAEHLDVPLDFEGVGAAGSMLGTRALQIFDQTTSVVRCVLRWTEFYKHESCGKCTPCREGTWWLVQTLRRIDEGQGQPGDIELLLDLCDNILGRAFCALGDGATSPITSAIEYFREEFEAGMTTPSRDLFPPAASTLFAKEGVR is encoded by the coding sequence ATGACTGACGTACTGACTCCGGTCCTGACCGCGAACTGGGCGGACGACCGCGCCTGGACGCTCGACGCCTACACGGCTCGCGGCGGCTACCGCGGACTGGAGAAGGCGCTGACGATGGAGCCCGACGCCATCATCGAGCAGGTCAAGGACGCCGGCCTGCGCGGCCGTGGCGGCGCCGGCTTCCCGACGGGCATGAAGTGGGGCTTCATCCCGCAGGACAACCCCAACCCCAAGTACCTCGTGGTCAACGCCGACGAGTCCGAGCCGGGCACCTGCAAGGACATCCCGCTCATGATGGCCAACCCGCACGTGCTGGTCGAGGGCGTCATCATCGCCTCGCGCGCGATCCGGGCCAACACCGCGTTCATCTACGTGCGCGGCGAGGTCCTGCACGTCATCCGCCGCCTGCGCGCGGCCGTCCGCGAGGCCTACGCCGCCGGCCATCTGGGCCGCGACATCCACGGCACGGGCTACGACCTCGACCTGATCGTCCACGCCGGTGCCGGCGCCTACATCTGCGGTGAGGAGACGGCGCTGCTCGACTCGCTCGAGGGACGCCGCGGCCAGCCGCGCCTGCGCCCGCCGTTCCCGGCCGTCGCGGGTCTGTACGCCTCGCCGACCGTCGTCAACAACGTCGAGTCGGTCGCCTCGGTGCCCGGCATCATCGCCGGCGGCGCCGACTGGTTCGCCTCGATGGGCACCGAGAAGTCCAAGGGCCACGGCATCTTCAGCCTCTCGGGCCACGTTGCCCGCCCGGGCCAGTACGAGGCCCCGCTGGGCATCACGCTGCGCGAGCTGCTCGAGCTCGGCGGCGGCATGCGCCCCGGCTCGGAGCTGAAGTTCTGGACCCCCGGCGGCTCGTCCACGCCGATCCTGACCGCCGAGCACCTCGACGTGCCGCTGGACTTCGAGGGAGTGGGCGCCGCCGGCTCGATGCTGGGCACCCGCGCCCTGCAGATCTTCGACCAGACCACGTCGGTCGTGCGGTGCGTGCTGCGCTGGACCGAGTTCTACAAGCACGAGTCCTGCGGCAAGTGCACCCCGTGCCGTGAGGGCACGTGGTGGCTCGTCCAGACCCTGCGGCGCATCGACGAGGGCCAGGGCCAGCCCGGCGACATCGAGCTGCTGCTCGACCTGTGCGACAACATCCTGGGCCGCGCCTTCTGCGCCCTCGGCGACGGCGCCACCAGCCCCATCACGTCGGCCATCGAGTACTTCCGCGAGGAGTTCGAGGCCGGGATGACCACGCCCAGCCGCGACCTGTTCCCGCCCGCGGCCTCCACCCTGTTCGCGAAGGAGGGCGTCCGATGA
- a CDS encoding NADH-quinone oxidoreductase subunit G: MTLTESNGADTTPVELITLTIDDVEVSVPKGTLVIRAAELIGTEIPRFCDHPLLAPVGACRQCLVEIPDAGNGRAMPKPQASCTIEAAPGMVVRTQVTSPVAEKAQEGMLEFLLANHPLDCPVCDKGGECPLQNQSLSHGHTESRFIETKRLFPKPLALSSQVLLDRERCVLCQRCTRFQTEIAGDPFIALLERGAQQQIGIAPDVPFGSYFSGNTIQICPVGALTSADYRFRSRPFDLISVPSVSEHDACGSAIRVDHRRGKVMRRLAGDDPEVNEEWITDKDRFAFTWSRQADRLTTPLVRNPQTGELEPTSWPGALAVAARGLAAAAGKAVLTGGRLTVEDAYAYAKFARVSLGTNNIDFRARATSKEETEFLAAKVAGTPVGVSFADLERADTVVLVGLEPEDEAGTLFLRLRKASRKGLKVVSISSHTTRGLSKMNGTLVPTVPGGEAAALATLDLPAGSVILAGERLATVPGALSAVAARATETGARWAWVPRRAGDRSALDAGCLPNLLPGGRPLASAEARADVAADWGVPSLPAEAGLDTEAIIAAAASGELGALVVAGVDVDDLPDPALARDALRSVDFLVSLEVRESAVTALADVVLPVAPPVEKAGTFINWEGRQRPFHQVLFESRALPDVRVLAGIAEELGRPIGLRTPQDAAAEWHELGPWDGKRAPFRGSKPGAPKLVSTTLVLDTWKLMIDDGRLQDGAETYKLTARVPVLRANAATLAVHGVEPGTEATLTGPSGSAHFTAEVADLPDGVVWAPTNSGVHLGAALGVGHGGRVSLAGGAA, translated from the coding sequence ATGACGCTCACCGAGTCCAACGGCGCCGACACGACGCCGGTCGAGCTCATCACGCTGACGATCGACGACGTCGAGGTCAGTGTCCCCAAGGGCACCCTCGTCATCCGCGCCGCCGAGCTGATCGGCACCGAGATCCCGCGGTTCTGCGACCACCCGCTGCTCGCGCCCGTCGGCGCCTGCCGCCAGTGCCTCGTCGAGATCCCGGACGCCGGCAACGGCCGCGCCATGCCCAAGCCGCAGGCCTCGTGCACGATCGAGGCGGCGCCGGGCATGGTCGTGCGCACCCAGGTCACCTCGCCGGTCGCCGAGAAGGCGCAGGAGGGGATGCTGGAGTTCCTGCTGGCCAACCACCCGCTCGACTGCCCGGTGTGCGACAAGGGCGGCGAGTGCCCCCTGCAGAACCAGTCGCTCTCGCACGGCCACACCGAGTCGCGCTTCATCGAGACGAAGCGCCTGTTCCCCAAGCCGCTCGCGCTGTCCAGCCAGGTCCTGCTCGACCGCGAGCGCTGCGTCCTGTGTCAGCGCTGCACGCGCTTCCAGACCGAGATCGCCGGCGACCCGTTCATCGCCCTGCTCGAGCGTGGCGCGCAGCAGCAGATCGGCATCGCGCCGGACGTGCCGTTCGGCTCCTATTTCAGCGGCAACACGATCCAGATCTGCCCGGTCGGCGCGCTGACCAGCGCCGACTACCGGTTCCGCTCGCGCCCGTTCGACCTGATCAGCGTCCCCTCGGTCTCCGAGCACGACGCCTGCGGCTCGGCGATCCGCGTCGACCACCGCCGGGGCAAGGTCATGCGCCGCCTCGCCGGTGACGATCCCGAGGTCAACGAGGAGTGGATCACCGACAAGGACCGCTTCGCGTTCACCTGGTCGCGTCAGGCCGACCGGCTCACCACGCCGCTCGTGCGCAACCCGCAGACCGGCGAGCTCGAGCCCACCTCGTGGCCCGGCGCGCTCGCCGTGGCGGCGCGCGGACTCGCGGCGGCGGCCGGCAAGGCCGTGCTGACCGGTGGCCGGCTCACGGTCGAGGACGCCTACGCGTACGCCAAGTTCGCCCGCGTCTCGCTCGGCACGAACAACATCGACTTCCGTGCTCGCGCCACCTCCAAGGAGGAGACCGAGTTCCTCGCGGCCAAGGTCGCCGGCACGCCCGTCGGCGTCAGCTTCGCCGACCTCGAGCGCGCCGACACGGTCGTGCTCGTGGGGCTCGAGCCCGAGGACGAGGCCGGCACGCTGTTCCTGCGCCTGCGCAAGGCCAGCCGCAAGGGCCTCAAGGTCGTCTCGATCTCCAGCCACACCACCCGCGGCCTGAGCAAGATGAACGGCACGCTCGTGCCGACGGTCCCCGGTGGCGAGGCGGCGGCCCTGGCGACGCTCGACCTGCCGGCCGGCAGCGTGATCCTGGCCGGCGAGCGTCTGGCCACCGTGCCCGGTGCCCTCTCGGCCGTCGCGGCCCGCGCGACCGAGACCGGCGCCCGCTGGGCCTGGGTCCCGCGCCGCGCCGGCGACCGCAGCGCGCTCGACGCGGGCTGCCTGCCCAACCTGCTGCCCGGCGGTCGCCCCCTGGCCTCGGCCGAGGCACGCGCCGACGTCGCGGCCGACTGGGGCGTCCCCAGCCTGCCCGCCGAGGCCGGCCTGGACACCGAGGCGATCATCGCCGCGGCCGCCAGCGGCGAGCTCGGCGCCCTCGTGGTGGCCGGGGTCGACGTGGACGACCTGCCCGACCCGGCACTGGCCCGCGACGCCCTGCGCTCGGTGGACTTCCTGGTCAGCCTCGAGGTCCGCGAGTCCGCGGTCACCGCGCTGGCCGACGTGGTCCTGCCCGTCGCGCCCCCGGTCGAGAAGGCCGGCACGTTCATCAACTGGGAGGGCCGCCAGCGGCCATTCCACCAGGTCCTCTTCGAGTCGCGCGCCCTGCCGGACGTGCGGGTGCTCGCCGGGATCGCCGAGGAGCTCGGCCGGCCGATCGGCCTGCGCACCCCGCAGGACGCCGCGGCCGAATGGCACGAGCTCGGTCCTTGGGACGGCAAGCGGGCGCCGTTCCGCGGCAGCAAGCCCGGCGCCCCGAAGCTGGTCTCGACGACGCTCGTCCTCGACACCTGGAAGCTGATGATCGACGACGGACGCCTCCAGGACGGGGCCGAGACCTACAAGCTCACGGCCCGCGTCCCGGTGCTGCGCGCCAACGCGGCGACCCTCGCGGTCCACGGCGTCGAGCCCGGCACGGAGGCCACCCTGACCGGCCCGTCCGGATCGGCGCACTTCACCGCCGAGGTCGCGGACCTGCCCGACGGCGTCGTCTGGGCGCCCACGAACTCCGGCGTCCACCTCGGCGCCGCCCTCGGCGTCGGACACGGCGGCCGGGTCAGCCTGGCGGGAGGCGCGGCATGA